In a genomic window of Streptomyces sp. NBC_01231:
- a CDS encoding tautomerase family protein, which produces MPLVRIDAMHCDVQRLKALGRAVHEALGETMGFPDEDHFQILTGHDGEQGLLRHGTYLGVQRDEGIVYVAITLRAGRPDAQKQALYRRIAELAQEYAGTEQRNMFVVLTENDNADWSLGNGDAQYLQRQQ; this is translated from the coding sequence ATGCCACTCGTTCGTATCGACGCCATGCATTGCGACGTACAGCGGTTGAAGGCACTGGGACGGGCCGTTCACGAGGCGCTCGGCGAGACGATGGGCTTCCCGGACGAGGACCACTTCCAGATCCTGACTGGCCACGACGGAGAACAAGGCCTGCTGCGCCACGGCACCTATCTCGGCGTGCAGCGCGATGAGGGCATCGTGTACGTGGCCATCACGCTGCGGGCCGGCCGCCCGGACGCGCAGAAGCAGGCACTGTACCGGCGCATCGCCGAACTCGCCCAGGAGTACGCAGGCACCGAACAACGCAACATGTTCGTCGTACTGACCGAAAACGACAACGCGGACTGGTCGCTCGGCAACGGCGATGCCCAGTACCTCCAACGACAACAGTGA
- a CDS encoding methyltransferase domain-containing protein, which yields MPTAPHIALDSAGPAAVDGRHIRALTFQSVRLEYLRHVLSELSLAAADSRALVVGSGRGLLARGLARLGFEVVAADPSPAATALALDADDGLGITYLTTPAEELDLPDGSFDLVYCADTLEITDRPDAVLAQAARVLRPGGAFVYDTVNRTPVSRLIYLGAFQAIPGTRIMPRGRYAAHRLRRPAELAAALDRAGLSAKDVSAFRPRNVRSLVRATRGRRRGTLTDDQLPELVDMVLEPEGSPVVTYLGYAIHQA from the coding sequence ATGCCCACCGCCCCGCACATTGCACTCGACTCGGCCGGGCCCGCGGCCGTCGACGGCCGCCACATCCGGGCCCTGACCTTCCAGTCCGTACGGCTGGAGTACCTGCGGCACGTGCTGTCGGAGCTGAGCCTCGCGGCGGCCGACAGCCGGGCGCTCGTCGTCGGCAGCGGGCGCGGCCTTCTGGCCCGCGGCCTCGCCCGGCTCGGGTTCGAGGTCGTCGCTGCCGATCCGTCCCCCGCCGCGACGGCCCTCGCCCTGGACGCGGACGACGGGCTGGGCATCACCTACCTGACGACACCCGCAGAGGAACTCGACCTGCCGGACGGCTCCTTCGACCTCGTGTACTGCGCCGACACCCTCGAGATCACCGACCGGCCGGACGCGGTCCTCGCACAGGCGGCGCGCGTGCTGCGCCCCGGCGGGGCCTTCGTCTACGACACGGTGAACCGCACCCCGGTGTCCCGCCTCATCTACCTCGGTGCCTTCCAAGCCATCCCGGGCACACGCATCATGCCCCGCGGCCGTTACGCCGCACACCGGCTGCGCCGCCCGGCAGAGCTCGCCGCGGCCCTCGACCGGGCGGGGCTGTCCGCGAAGGACGTCTCGGCGTTCAGGCCGCGCAACGTACGCAGCCTGGTGCGCGCGACACGCGGGCGCAGGCGCGGCACGCTGACCGACGATCAGCTGCCGGAGCTGGTCGACATGGTGCTCGAACCGGAGGGCAGCCCGGTGGTGACGTATCTGGGGTACGCGATCCACCAGGCATGA
- a CDS encoding GNAT family N-acetyltransferase: MSLELRHHTDVEPVRQAIVDIHVEVRQRNLGLTGPFYSAERFNERLTGHSSVPGWETVIAYDGTEPAGFAYATPLGPSTRWWSAMTSPLPDGYTVETGKRTLALNEIVVRRPWRGTGVAHRIHEELLASRGEERVTLLVNPKAGSGKVQAVYERWGYEKIGEQQPFADSPVFASIMREPLHRG, from the coding sequence GTGAGCCTTGAGCTGCGGCACCACACCGATGTCGAGCCGGTGCGACAGGCAATCGTGGACATCCATGTAGAGGTTCGCCAGAGAAACCTCGGCCTCACCGGCCCCTTCTACTCCGCTGAGCGCTTCAACGAGCGCCTCACGGGACACAGTTCGGTGCCCGGCTGGGAAACGGTCATCGCCTACGACGGGACCGAGCCGGCCGGGTTTGCGTATGCCACCCCCCTCGGTCCCAGCACCCGCTGGTGGTCGGCCATGACCAGCCCTCTGCCCGACGGGTACACCGTCGAGACGGGCAAGCGCACGCTCGCGCTGAACGAGATCGTGGTCCGACGGCCGTGGCGCGGCACGGGCGTCGCACACCGCATCCACGAAGAACTCCTGGCGAGCAGGGGCGAAGAGCGGGTCACGCTCCTCGTCAACCCGAAGGCGGGAAGCGGCAAGGTCCAGGCTGTTTACGAGCGTTGGGGGTACGAGAAGATCGGCGAGCAGCAGCCTTTCGCCGACTCGCCGGTGTTCGCGTCGATAATGCGCGAACCATTGCACCGGGGATGA
- a CDS encoding Rieske 2Fe-2S domain-containing protein, whose protein sequence is MRLPDPARSNAVLIGTGTYRSPDLRDVPAVRGNLADLAAALNDPVFGSFSAGRCAAVPDPGDARTACRALRDAADAAEDTLLVYFAGHGLLGARGELFLAMADTDPAELRVSGLEYDVLREVVSECGADNRIVVLDCCFSGRAVPALGTVLSQTAIEGTYVLASAPPNGVALAPDGAAHTAFTGELIALLRDGVPGGPELLGLGEIYRRLLRTALLRGLPRPECSGTGTVDLLALARNAASGPTVVEVAPDVPTEVSPEAPTDVPLEAPRTPEVPESPSPSPSPSPTASEAVLSGATGAKGATGASETVVLVPPGAPVTTSPGPTPAGRSRRRTLASMAAVAVAGGGVGIGITAWKVLDRTGGGGGSHAGGTASAGTPSVGVKGATTTVTATSSTTATATATDDAKSGDDGGAAGDPSADGSTPEDDVPSEGATTVQKDALTWKVIADAADIPVGGGLVVAAEKVVVTQPQRGAFRAFTAVCTHQGCTVNAISDGEIRCPCHGSAFAITDGSVHIGPATGPLAARLIRIRGDSIEIAADADA, encoded by the coding sequence GTGCGGCTGCCCGACCCCGCGCGATCGAACGCCGTGCTGATCGGTACGGGTACCTACCGGTCGCCCGACCTCCGGGACGTGCCCGCGGTCCGGGGCAATCTCGCCGACCTCGCGGCGGCCCTCAACGACCCCGTGTTCGGGTCGTTTTCGGCCGGGCGGTGCGCGGCGGTGCCGGATCCGGGCGACGCGCGGACGGCGTGCCGTGCGTTGCGGGACGCGGCTGACGCGGCCGAGGACACGCTCCTCGTGTACTTCGCCGGTCACGGGCTGCTCGGTGCACGGGGCGAGCTGTTCCTCGCGATGGCGGACACGGATCCGGCGGAACTGCGAGTGAGCGGGCTGGAGTACGACGTACTGCGGGAGGTGGTGTCGGAGTGCGGCGCGGACAACCGGATCGTGGTGCTCGACTGCTGCTTCAGCGGGCGGGCCGTTCCCGCTCTGGGGACGGTGCTCAGCCAGACGGCGATCGAGGGGACGTACGTGCTCGCCTCTGCCCCGCCGAACGGAGTCGCCCTCGCTCCCGACGGGGCGGCGCACACCGCGTTCACCGGAGAGTTGATCGCGCTCCTGCGGGACGGCGTGCCCGGTGGGCCGGAGTTGTTGGGCCTGGGCGAGATCTATCGCAGGCTGCTGCGGACGGCTCTGCTGCGCGGGCTTCCCCGACCGGAGTGCAGCGGCACCGGAACGGTGGATCTGCTGGCGCTGGCCCGAAACGCCGCCTCAGGCCCGACGGTTGTGGAGGTCGCCCCGGATGTCCCCACGGAAGTCTCCCCGGAGGCCCCCACGGATGTCCCCCTGGAGGCCCCGCGCACTCCGGAGGTCCCGGAAAGTCCCAGCCCCAGCCCGAGCCCCAGCCCCACAGCATCGGAGGCCGTCCTGTCAGGGGCGACCGGGGCGAAGGGGGCTACCGGGGCCTCCGAGACAGTGGTCCTCGTACCGCCCGGCGCCCCGGTCACCACGTCGCCCGGCCCGACCCCCGCGGGGCGCTCGCGGCGCCGGACTCTGGCGTCCATGGCCGCGGTCGCCGTGGCCGGCGGTGGCGTCGGCATCGGCATCACGGCGTGGAAGGTTCTGGACCGGACGGGGGGTGGCGGCGGCAGCCACGCCGGTGGCACGGCCTCGGCCGGTACGCCGTCCGTCGGCGTGAAGGGCGCGACCACGACGGTCACCGCCACCTCCAGCACGACCGCCACCGCCACCGCCACCGATGATGCGAAGAGTGGCGATGACGGCGGCGCCGCCGGCGATCCCTCCGCGGACGGGTCCACCCCGGAGGACGACGTTCCCTCCGAGGGCGCCACCACCGTGCAGAAAGACGCCCTCACCTGGAAAGTGATCGCCGATGCGGCGGACATCCCGGTCGGCGGCGGTCTGGTCGTCGCGGCGGAGAAGGTCGTGGTCACCCAGCCCCAACGAGGCGCGTTCCGGGCGTTCACCGCCGTCTGCACGCACCAGGGCTGCACGGTGAACGCGATCAGCGACGGGGAGATCCGGTGCCCCTGCCACGGGAGCGCCTTCGCCATCACGGACGGCTCGGTACACATCGGCCCGGCCACCGGACCGCTGGCCGCCCGCCTGATTCGGATCCGTGGAGACAGCATCGAGATCGCGGCGGACGCGGACGCATGA
- a CDS encoding AAA family ATPase — MNPLTTSAFDLPDRLAPKADPTLITDDEQRFAAIAECLEESIAELTASLDAERRAPGGMGRQAMDRDTEIHRLTSRLRTLRRFGLDLCLGHMVGADSSEPVYVGRLGLTDSTGRRLLLDWRSPAAEPFFGATHANPMGLASRRRYRWTRGRISDYWDEVFTSDGFAGHAALDDQSAFIASLGSNRSPRMRDVLGTIQADQDAIIRAGSRGALVVDGGPGTGKTVVALHRSAYLLYSDPRLGHRRGGVLFVGPHQPYLGYVADVLPSLGEEGVQTCTLRDLVTEGAAAATEAAPDVARLKSSADLVNAIEKAVRFYEDPPTKGMTVTTHWSDISLSADDWAVAFDAAEPGTPHNEAREQVWEELLTILVDKHDGEDVPPAQLRKSLLRNRELLTAFNRAWPLLEAADLVGDLWSVPAYLRMCAPWLSRDDVQKLQRADPQAWTVSDLPLLDAARQRLGDPEAARRRRRQQAVIAGQRERMAQVVDNLIEAVANSGADGDDGEGLVRMLRGEDAQVSLVDESELATVDPDLLAGPFAHVVVDEAQELTDAEWQMLLLRCPSRSFTIVGDRAQARHGFTESWQERLERLGFDRINLASLSINYRTPEEIMTEAEPVIRAALPDANVPTSIRSGGVPVVHGPTSDLTSILDTWLAAHADGIACVIGDPTFRTTSRVRSLTPELSKGLEFDLVVLIDPETFGTGVEGAVDRYVAMTRATQQLVILTSS, encoded by the coding sequence GTGAACCCCCTGACCACCAGCGCGTTCGACCTTCCCGACCGCCTCGCCCCCAAGGCCGACCCCACGCTGATCACCGACGACGAGCAGCGCTTCGCGGCCATCGCGGAGTGCCTCGAAGAGTCGATCGCCGAGCTGACCGCCAGCCTCGACGCCGAACGCAGGGCACCCGGCGGCATGGGCCGGCAGGCGATGGACCGGGACACGGAGATCCACCGTCTGACCAGTCGCCTGCGCACCCTGCGCCGCTTCGGCCTGGACCTGTGCCTCGGACACATGGTCGGCGCGGACAGTTCCGAGCCCGTGTACGTCGGACGCCTCGGCCTCACCGACAGCACGGGCCGTCGGCTGCTGCTCGACTGGCGTTCCCCCGCGGCCGAGCCGTTCTTCGGAGCCACCCACGCCAACCCGATGGGCCTGGCCAGCCGCCGCAGGTATCGCTGGACCCGCGGCCGGATCAGCGACTACTGGGACGAGGTGTTCACCTCGGACGGATTCGCCGGGCACGCCGCACTCGACGACCAGTCCGCCTTCATCGCCAGCCTCGGCAGTAACCGCTCGCCCCGGATGCGAGACGTGCTCGGCACCATCCAGGCCGACCAGGACGCCATCATCCGGGCGGGATCCCGCGGCGCTCTCGTCGTCGACGGCGGCCCGGGCACGGGCAAGACCGTCGTAGCCCTGCACCGCTCCGCCTACCTCCTCTACTCCGACCCGCGCCTCGGTCACCGCCGGGGCGGCGTGCTGTTCGTCGGTCCGCACCAGCCGTACCTGGGCTACGTCGCCGACGTCCTCCCCAGCCTCGGAGAGGAGGGCGTGCAGACCTGCACCCTGCGGGACCTCGTCACCGAGGGAGCCGCGGCGGCCACCGAGGCCGCCCCGGACGTGGCCCGCCTGAAGTCGTCCGCGGACCTGGTGAACGCGATCGAGAAGGCCGTCCGGTTCTACGAGGACCCGCCCACCAAGGGCATGACGGTCACCACCCACTGGTCCGACATCTCGCTGAGCGCCGACGACTGGGCCGTGGCGTTCGACGCGGCCGAACCCGGTACCCCGCACAACGAGGCACGCGAGCAGGTCTGGGAGGAACTGCTCACGATCCTCGTCGACAAGCACGACGGAGAAGACGTCCCGCCCGCCCAGCTCCGCAAGTCGCTGCTGCGGAACAGGGAGTTGCTCACGGCGTTCAACCGCGCGTGGCCGCTGCTCGAAGCGGCCGACCTGGTCGGAGACCTGTGGTCGGTCCCCGCGTACCTGCGGATGTGCGCCCCCTGGCTCAGCAGGGACGACGTTCAGAAGTTGCAGCGCGCGGACCCGCAGGCATGGACGGTGTCCGACCTGCCGCTCCTGGACGCGGCACGGCAGCGGCTCGGCGACCCGGAGGCGGCGCGGCGCAGGCGCCGCCAGCAGGCCGTCATCGCCGGCCAGCGCGAGCGCATGGCGCAGGTCGTCGACAACCTGATCGAGGCCGTGGCCAACTCCGGCGCCGACGGTGACGACGGCGAAGGCCTGGTGAGGATGCTGCGCGGCGAGGACGCCCAGGTCAGCCTGGTCGACGAGTCCGAACTGGCCACCGTCGACCCGGACTTGCTCGCCGGCCCGTTCGCGCACGTCGTCGTGGACGAGGCCCAGGAACTGACCGACGCGGAATGGCAGATGCTGCTGCTGCGCTGCCCGTCCCGGAGCTTCACGATCGTCGGAGACCGCGCCCAGGCCAGGCACGGCTTCACGGAGTCATGGCAGGAACGCCTCGAACGGCTCGGCTTCGACCGCATCAACCTGGCCTCCCTCAGCATCAACTACCGGACGCCGGAGGAGATCATGACGGAAGCGGAGCCGGTCATCCGCGCCGCGCTCCCCGACGCCAACGTCCCGACCTCCATCCGCAGCGGCGGCGTCCCCGTCGTCCACGGACCCACGTCGGACCTGACCTCGATCCTCGACACCTGGCTCGCCGCCCACGCCGACGGAATCGCCTGCGTCATCGGCGACCCCACCTTCCGTACGACGTCCCGCGTCCGCTCCCTGACCCCGGAGCTGTCGAAGGGCCTCGAGTTCGACCTGGTCGTCCTCATCGACCCGGAGACCTTCGGAACGGGCGTCGAAGGAGCGGTCGACCGCTATGTCGCGATGACCCGGGCGACCCAGCAACTCGTCATCCTGACCAGCTCCTGA
- a CDS encoding glycosyltransferase, whose translation MLLSTYGSRGDVEPVVGLAVRLRELGAEVRVCAPPDEDFARRLAGVGVPLVPFGPSARTLTKTATRPSQVDLPRRAAEIIAGQLDAVIAAAEGCDVLVAVAGVLPAVAGARSVAEKLGIPSVCATLQQLTLPSPRRRPLAYPGRPLPPDVTDNRTLWDLDAENINALFGEALNTNRASIGLPPVDDVRAYAFGDHPWLATDPVLDPWQETPDLDVVQTGAWILSDERPLPAELAAFLEAGEPPVYVGFGSMPMHASADVAQVAVEAVRAQGRRVLVGRGWADLALIDEQDDCFAVGEVNQQVLFGRVAAVVHHGGAGTTTTATRAGAPQVVVPQGVDQPYWAGRVADLGIGVAHDGPTPTFDSLSAALKTALTPDTHARARAVAATIRTDGATVAAKLLDTISRQKPPVPA comes from the coding sequence GTGTTGTTGTCGACGTATGGATCGCGCGGGGACGTCGAACCGGTGGTGGGACTCGCGGTGCGGTTGCGGGAACTCGGCGCAGAGGTGCGGGTGTGCGCGCCGCCGGACGAGGACTTCGCGCGGCGGCTGGCCGGCGTCGGAGTGCCGCTGGTGCCCTTCGGCCCGTCGGCGCGCACGCTGACGAAGACGGCGACGCGGCCGTCACAGGTGGACCTGCCCCGGCGCGCGGCCGAGATCATCGCCGGCCAGCTGGACGCGGTCATCGCGGCGGCCGAGGGCTGTGACGTGCTGGTGGCGGTGGCCGGCGTCCTGCCGGCGGTGGCCGGTGCGCGGTCGGTGGCCGAGAAACTGGGCATCCCCTCCGTGTGCGCGACCTTGCAGCAGCTCACCCTGCCGTCACCGCGTCGCCGACCGCTGGCGTATCCGGGCCGCCCCCTCCCGCCGGACGTGACGGACAACCGGACGCTGTGGGACCTGGACGCCGAGAACATCAACGCGTTGTTCGGTGAGGCGCTCAACACCAACCGGGCGTCGATCGGCCTGCCCCCGGTGGACGACGTCCGCGCCTACGCCTTCGGCGACCATCCGTGGCTGGCGACGGACCCGGTCCTGGACCCGTGGCAGGAGACGCCGGACCTCGACGTCGTACAGACCGGCGCGTGGATCCTGTCCGACGAACGCCCGCTCCCGGCCGAGCTGGCCGCTTTCCTGGAGGCCGGCGAACCGCCGGTGTACGTGGGCTTCGGCAGCATGCCCATGCACGCTTCGGCGGACGTCGCCCAGGTGGCCGTGGAGGCGGTCCGCGCGCAGGGCCGCCGTGTCCTCGTCGGCCGCGGCTGGGCGGACCTGGCCCTGATCGACGAGCAGGACGACTGCTTCGCCGTCGGCGAGGTCAACCAGCAGGTACTGTTCGGCCGGGTGGCCGCCGTCGTGCACCACGGCGGCGCGGGCACGACGACGACGGCCACCCGGGCCGGCGCACCCCAGGTGGTGGTGCCCCAGGGAGTGGATCAGCCCTACTGGGCCGGCCGGGTCGCCGACCTGGGCATCGGCGTGGCCCACGACGGCCCGACTCCGACCTTCGACTCCCTGTCCGCCGCACTCAAAACAGCCCTGACCCCCGACACCCACGCACGAGCGAGGGCCGTGGCCGCAACCATCCGCACCGACGGGGCGACGGTGGCCGCGAAGCTGCTCGACACGATCAGCCGACAGAAGCCGCCCGTGCCCGCGTGA
- a CDS encoding glycosyltransferase family 2 protein → MTLKVSIVVPVYNAGQYIDLCSPSLVNQSLGRDAYEIIYVDDGSTDDSADRLDQLASRHPHVRVVRQENSGWPGKPRNVGVRLARGEYVQFVDQDDELTPEALEHLHRLAHRNGSDIVLGKVVGSMAGPSNVFKRTVDHCTVETAPLMESLTPHKMFRREFLLAHDLAFPEGPVRLEDQLFMARAYLRAKKVSIFADHPCYVWKRRDDGGNTSSRVVTPEDYYAHLRTVVEAIKQDTPPGPLQDHLLRRSYRVELLRPVGESRALKRTGKNLERHFTVVRRMALDAYPPGVRDGLPGITRLRAHLLEEGHLDSLVELARRTQGIRPELTVDDIRWRAGRLHVTTTIGMRRPDGRPLTLVERYGRMLLDPDLLAGIKGAEDWEAAHPLGHAHGELLLHDTARDLWWYPDADLTPRTEPLGGGRHRVVLTGETVIDPLTLVGGAPMEPGTHEVWASGQLLGVGRRARVVPDGHRAGLAAVGVGTPPRLVVPTWFGQTGQLRLTVGQPGDATVRDRILLGTTASPRVRRAAGTVLRHLPPDVRRRARTLARRADPWGPYRNK, encoded by the coding sequence TTGACGCTCAAGGTCAGCATCGTGGTGCCCGTGTACAACGCCGGTCAGTACATCGATCTCTGCTCACCATCGCTCGTCAACCAGAGCCTCGGCAGAGACGCGTACGAGATCATCTACGTCGACGACGGCTCGACCGACGACTCCGCCGACCGCCTCGACCAGCTGGCGTCCCGGCACCCGCACGTACGCGTGGTCCGCCAGGAGAACTCCGGCTGGCCCGGCAAGCCCCGCAACGTCGGGGTCCGACTGGCCCGCGGCGAGTACGTCCAGTTCGTCGACCAGGACGACGAGCTCACCCCCGAGGCCCTCGAACACCTCCACCGCCTCGCCCACCGCAACGGCTCCGACATCGTCCTGGGCAAGGTCGTCGGCAGCATGGCGGGACCCAGCAACGTCTTCAAACGCACCGTCGACCACTGCACCGTCGAGACCGCGCCCCTGATGGAGAGCCTCACCCCGCACAAGATGTTCCGCCGCGAGTTCCTCCTCGCCCACGACCTCGCCTTCCCCGAGGGCCCGGTGCGCCTGGAGGACCAGCTCTTCATGGCCCGCGCCTACCTGCGCGCCAAGAAGGTCTCGATTTTCGCCGATCACCCCTGCTACGTATGGAAGCGCCGGGACGACGGCGGCAACACCAGCAGCCGGGTGGTCACGCCCGAGGACTACTACGCACACCTGCGCACGGTCGTGGAGGCCATCAAGCAGGACACCCCACCGGGCCCGCTCCAGGACCACCTGTTACGCCGCTCCTACCGCGTCGAACTCCTCCGCCCGGTCGGCGAGTCCCGCGCCCTCAAACGCACCGGCAAGAACCTCGAACGCCACTTCACCGTCGTACGCCGCATGGCCCTCGACGCCTACCCGCCCGGCGTACGCGACGGCCTCCCGGGCATCACCCGGCTCAGAGCGCACCTGCTGGAGGAGGGCCACCTGGACTCCCTCGTGGAACTCGCCCGCCGCACCCAGGGAATCAGACCCGAGCTCACCGTCGACGACATCCGCTGGCGCGCCGGCAGACTCCACGTGACGACCACGATCGGCATGCGCCGACCCGACGGCCGCCCCCTCACCCTCGTCGAACGCTACGGCCGCATGCTTCTCGACCCCGACCTGCTGGCCGGCATCAAGGGCGCCGAGGACTGGGAGGCCGCGCACCCCCTCGGTCACGCCCACGGAGAACTCCTCCTCCACGACACCGCCCGCGACCTGTGGTGGTACCCGGACGCCGACCTCACCCCGCGCACCGAACCCCTCGGCGGCGGCCGTCACCGCGTGGTCCTCACCGGCGAGACGGTCATCGACCCGCTCACCCTGGTCGGCGGCGCCCCGATGGAACCCGGCACGCACGAGGTGTGGGCGAGCGGCCAGCTCCTCGGCGTGGGCCGCAGGGCCCGCGTCGTTCCGGACGGTCACCGTGCCGGTCTCGCCGCTGTCGGTGTCGGCACCCCGCCCCGGCTCGTCGTACCCACCTGGTTCGGCCAGACCGGTCAACTCCGCCTGACCGTGGGGCAACCGGGCGACGCCACGGTCCGCGACCGCATCCTCCTCGGCACGACGGCGTCCCCCCGAGTCCGCCGAGCGGCCGGTACGGTACTCCGCCACCTGCCTCCGGACGTACGCCGTCGCGCCCGAACCCTCGCACGCAGGGCGGACCCCTGGGGCCCCTACCGCAACAAGTGA
- a CDS encoding alpha/beta hydrolase, with translation MRTATATSDGDQIRWVELPGREPSRVYVHGLGATSPAYFAEVAVHPLLAGRRSLLIDLLGHGISDRPTGFDYTLESHADALAVALTSAGVTGAELIAHSMGGSVAIVLAARHPHLVSRLVLVDANLDPLPRTPGSSGSSGIAAYSEQEFLAGGWEEVRDRVGPHWWSTMRLAGREALHRTATHLIRGTDPTMRELLLDLKIPRTFLLPEADGPLPGTDALTEAGVSVVSIPDCGHNIMLDNPQAFVRATAAALTDQGRP, from the coding sequence GTGCGTACCGCCACCGCGACGTCCGACGGTGACCAGATTCGCTGGGTGGAGCTGCCGGGACGGGAGCCGTCCCGCGTCTACGTGCATGGACTTGGTGCGACGTCGCCCGCCTACTTCGCCGAAGTCGCGGTCCATCCCCTGCTGGCCGGCCGACGTTCGCTGCTGATCGACCTCCTCGGCCATGGCATCAGCGACCGGCCGACGGGCTTCGACTACACCCTGGAATCGCACGCCGACGCCCTCGCCGTGGCTCTGACCTCCGCGGGTGTCACCGGCGCCGAGCTGATCGCGCACAGTATGGGCGGCTCCGTGGCCATCGTCCTGGCCGCCCGTCACCCCCACCTGGTCTCCCGCCTCGTCCTGGTCGACGCCAACCTCGACCCGCTCCCGCGCACGCCCGGCTCCAGCGGCAGCAGCGGCATCGCCGCCTACTCCGAACAGGAGTTCCTGGCAGGCGGCTGGGAAGAGGTCCGCGACCGGGTCGGCCCCCACTGGTGGTCCACGATGCGCCTGGCCGGTCGGGAAGCCCTCCATCGGACCGCCACCCATCTCATCCGCGGGACCGATCCCACCATGCGCGAACTCCTGCTGGACCTGAAGATCCCCCGCACCTTCCTGCTGCCCGAGGCCGACGGTCCGCTCCCCGGCACCGACGCGCTCACCGAGGCCGGGGTGTCCGTGGTCTCGATCCCGGACTGCGGGCACAACATCATGCTCGACAACCCGCAGGCCTTCGTACGCGCCACCGCGGCCGCACTCACGGACCAGGGCCGGCCGTAG
- a CDS encoding alginate lyase family protein → MLKAAGTAAGAVAIGTTLTQAPAAAANAASAHPGLLHTRADLERMAAKVRAGSAPHTAGFAKLTANRHAQSGWRANPRATVYRGSGSPQNYTVLYNDIHAAYQNALRGHVSGDSAHLDTAVAILNAWSAELTALEGSADRFLAAGLYGYQFANAAELVRDHPDFDLGRFQSMLSTVFAPLSDSFLADHNGAVVTNYWTNWDLTALACVLATGILCDDKAQVARAVDYFKHGDGLGSVRHAIPVVHDDGLGEWLEAGRDQGHALLGVGLMGTVCEMAWNQGIDLYGYDDSRFLKGAQYVARWSMGGDVAYTANTRAKGAVNGWSGRETAADAAAVDPGMRRPIWAMIANHYTKRRGLSATYLTRIAAQSAPEGGGGDYGPNSGGYDQLGFGTLAFTRDRAADPSAGPSPAGGGASASGGGTGSGPRPQTAASASPSAAASASARADGDLAATGSDDIVGWTAAAGVTAVAGGLLFLRRRDQARRAGS, encoded by the coding sequence ATGCTGAAGGCCGCGGGTACGGCCGCCGGGGCCGTCGCCATCGGTACGACGCTCACGCAGGCCCCTGCCGCCGCGGCGAACGCCGCCTCCGCGCACCCCGGTCTGCTGCACACCCGCGCCGACCTGGAGCGGATGGCGGCCAAGGTGAGGGCGGGGTCGGCCCCCCACACCGCCGGCTTCGCCAAGCTGACCGCCAACCGGCACGCACAGAGCGGCTGGCGGGCCAATCCGCGGGCCACCGTGTACCGGGGGTCGGGCAGCCCGCAGAACTACACGGTCCTCTACAACGACATCCACGCCGCCTACCAGAACGCCCTGCGCGGCCACGTCAGCGGCGACAGCGCGCACCTCGACACCGCCGTCGCGATCCTGAACGCCTGGTCGGCCGAGCTGACCGCCCTCGAAGGCAGCGCAGACCGGTTCCTCGCGGCCGGGCTCTACGGCTACCAGTTCGCGAACGCCGCCGAACTCGTCCGCGACCACCCCGACTTCGACCTGGGCCGGTTCCAGTCCATGCTGAGCACCGTCTTCGCGCCGCTCAGCGACAGCTTCCTGGCCGATCACAACGGCGCCGTCGTCACCAACTACTGGACCAACTGGGACCTCACCGCCCTGGCCTGCGTCCTGGCCACCGGCATCCTCTGCGACGACAAGGCCCAAGTCGCCCGTGCCGTCGACTACTTCAAGCACGGCGACGGCCTCGGCTCTGTCCGGCACGCCATCCCCGTCGTGCACGACGACGGCCTCGGCGAGTGGCTGGAGGCCGGCCGGGACCAGGGGCACGCGCTGCTCGGTGTGGGCCTGATGGGCACGGTCTGCGAGATGGCCTGGAACCAGGGCATCGACCTGTACGGCTACGACGACAGCCGTTTCCTCAAGGGCGCCCAGTACGTGGCCAGGTGGAGTATGGGCGGTGATGTGGCGTACACCGCCAACACCCGGGCGAAGGGCGCGGTGAACGGCTGGTCCGGCCGGGAGACCGCCGCCGACGCCGCCGCCGTGGACCCGGGCATGCGGCGGCCGATCTGGGCGATGATCGCCAACCACTACACCAAGCGGCGCGGACTGTCCGCCACGTACCTCACCCGGATCGCCGCCCAGTCCGCGCCCGAGGGTGGCGGCGGGGACTACGGCCCCAACAGCGGCGGCTACGACCAACTCGGCTTCGGCACACTGGCGTTCACCCGGGACCGGGCGGCCGACCCGTCGGCCGGCCCCAGCCCGGCGGGCGGCGGCGCCTCGGCCTCCGGCGGGGGCACCGGTTCCGGCCCCCGGCCCCAGACGGCCGCATCCGCCTCACCGTCCGCCGCGGCCTCGGCGTCCGCCCGGGCCGACGGCGATCTCGCGGCCACCGGCTCCGACGACATCGTCGGCTGGACGGCCGCCGCGGGCGTCACCGCGGTCGCCGGAGGCCTGCTGTTCCTGCGCCGCCGGGACCAGGCGCGCCGCGCGGGTTCGTGA